The Infirmifilum lucidum DNA segment ACGGCGACCGGGGCTAACAGGCCCCTCGTATGAGACCGTGCCAGCCGGCTGGAGACCGGCAGTGGCGGGCCCGCAATGGGCCGTGCGCCAAGGTCCCGGGTTCGAATCCCGGCCCGGGGATTTTTTGCTAATTAGGTGCTTGGGAGAATGACCACAACTCGGCGCTTTCTCGAATTTTGCCCACCCGTGCGAGACGCTGAAGCCCACCTGCTCTGTGAACATCAGTAGCACACTGGCTGGGTTCGTAACCCTGAAAGTTCCAGTCAAGCTGGGTATCTAGGTGGCTTTTTCTCAGCTTGAAGTATTCCATCCTAGTTTTTTCACCTCAGCTTTCCAGTCTGGAAACAGAAGGGTTTAATAGTGTTCATAGCTCTGTGTCTGTGATGACAATGGCATACATCTGGAGTGCGCACGGGGGTATCACGCAACTAGACTGTCCTTGCGGTGACTGGGGGATGATGCCGGGGATTATGACTTGGTGGTGGGTACCGATGGCTTTGCTCTCAGTGGTCTTCTTCGTGGTCATTCTAATAATCCTGTTCTGGGTTCTGGGCAAGTTATATCCGAGCGGCAGGCAGTCCCACAGCTCGTCAACAGCGCTCGAAGTCCTTAAAGAGCGGTTAGCTAGGGGCGAGATAACAGAAGAAGAGTATAGGAGGTTGAAGAAGATTCTCGAGGAGTAATGAGTAATTTAATTTTTCTGTTTGGTTAGAGTAGATCTATACCGCATTTTAACTGTTCTAGCCATCTGAGAGCTTTTTGGACGTTTTCCCTCCCTCTGATT contains these protein-coding regions:
- a CDS encoding SHOCT domain-containing protein, whose protein sequence is MTMAYIWSAHGGITQLDCPCGDWGMMPGIMTWWWVPMALLSVVFFVVILIILFWVLGKLYPSGRQSHSSSTALEVLKERLARGEITEEEYRRLKKILEE